The following is a genomic window from Amycolatopsis australiensis.
GGCACGATGTCGGCCGCCGTGACCTCACCCGGGCCCTGCTTGCGCAGGTACATGGTGACCGGCTCGTCCTCTTCCGAGGACACCACGAGCTCCTTGAGGTTCAGGATGATGTCGGTGACGTCTTCCTTCACCCCGGGAACGGTGGTGAACTCGTGCAGCACGCCGTCGATGCGGATGCTCGTCACGGCCGCGCCGGGGATGGACGACAGCAGCGTACGACGCAGCGAGTTGCCGAGCGTGTAACCGAAGCCGGGCTCCAGCGGTTCGATGGTGAACCGGGAGCGGGTCTCGTTGACCGTCTCTTCGCCGAGAGCCGGCCGCTGGGAAATCAGCATTCCTTGTTTTCCTTTCCAGACGGCGCCCGCCATATGACGCCGAAGGGATGGCGAGGCGGCGGCGCACTGGGGGCGCCGCCGCCCGTAACTCGATTACTTCGAGTAGAGCTCGACGATCAGCTGTTCCTGAACCGGAACGTCGATCTGCGCGCGCTCCGGCAGCTGGTGGACCAGCACGCGGAGGTTCGACGGGACGACCTGCAGCCACGCCGGGACCGGACGCTCGCCGAAGGACTCCTTCGCCACGACGAAGGGCAGCATCGAGAACGACTTCGGCCGCACGTCGATGATGTCCCACTTCGAGACCTGGAACGATGGGACGTTGACCTTCTTGCCGTTGACCAGGAAGTGGCCGTGGCTCACCAGCTGACGCGCCTGGCGGCGCGTGCGGGCGATGCCGGCGCGGTAGATCACGTTGTCCAGGCGGGACTCGAGGATCTGCAGCAGGTTCTCACCGGTCTTGCCCGGACGCCGGACGGCTTCCTTGTAGTACCGGACGAACTGACGCTCGAGAACGCCGTAGGTGTAGCGAGCCTTCTGCTTCTCCTGCGACTGCAGGAGGTACTCGGACTCCTTGATGCGCCCGCGGCCGTGCTGGCCCGGCGGGTAGGGGCGACGCTCGAAAGCCTGGTCGCCGCCGATGAGGTCAACCTTGAGGCGACGCGAGATACGCGTCGCGGGGCCGGTGTAACGAGCCATTTCTTCTTACTCCTCCCCGTTCCTCAGACCCGGCGCCGCTTGGGCGGGCGGCAGCCGTTGTGAGGCTGCGGGGTCACGTCCTGGATGGTGCCGACCTCGAGGCCGGCCGCCTGCAGCGAGCGGATCGCCGTCTCGCGGCCCGAACCCGGGCCCTTCACGAAGACGTCGACCTTCTTCATGCCGTGCTCGGCGGCCTTGCGCGCGGCGTTCTCGGCGGCCATCTGCGCGGCGAACGGGGTGGACTTGCGCGAGCCCTTGAAGCCCACGTGCCCACTCGACGCCCACGCGATCACGGCACCGGTCGGGTCCGTGATCGAGACGATGGTGTTGTTGAAGGTGCTCTTGATGTGCGCGTGACCGTGCGCAACGTTCTTCTTTTCCTTGCGGCGGACCTTCTTGGCCCCGGCCGCAGTACGAGACTTCGGTGGCATGTTCTGAGGGATCTCCTGTTAGCGCGCGTTCTCTTGGTGAGCGGCGACCGCTTCGGCCTGGCCGCGCCGGATGATCGAACCGGCGTCGGTGTACAGGTTGCGGAGCGCCATCGGGCGGGCGTAGAGCGCCTTGGGCGAGACACAAGCCGAGCCGCGGCGGTGAACGCCACCCATCTGCACGACCTTCTTGCCCTGGACGCTCACTTCTTGCCAGCCTTCTTCTTGCCGGCGACCGTCTTCTTCGGACCCTTGCGGGTGCGGGCGTTCGTCTTGGTGCGCTGACCACGGACGGGAAGCCCGCGGCGCCAGCGAAGACCCTCGTAGCACCCGATCTCGATCTTCCGACGGATGTCGGCGTTCACCTCGCGGCGAAGGTCACCCTCGACCTTGAAGTTCTCTTCGATGTACGTACGCAGCTTGGCGAGATCGTCATCGCTGAGGTCTTTGACGCGGGTGTCCGCGTTGATCTCGGCAGCCTTGATGAGCTGCTTCGAGCGGGTACGGCCGATGCCGTAGATGTACGTAAGCGCGATCTCCACCCGCTTTTCGCGGGGAAGGTCCACGCCAGCGAGTCGTGCCATTGGCGCTGATGCTCCTTCATAGATTTCGTCTTCAGGTCTGCTCCCCGTCCGGTTCCGGGACCGACTCGCCTGTCGTGCCCTCGGCTTGCGCTTCGGGTGTCCCGGCCCCGGCCTGAAGCCCGGGGGTGAACCGGACCGCTTGCGTGGCCCGGCAGGTGCGGGGAGTTGTGTTAGCCGTCAATCACTCTGGTCGAGTGCCGGCGATCAGCCCTGCCGCTGCTTGTGCCGCAGGTTCTCGCAGATCACCATGATCCGGCCGTGGCGGCGGATCACCTTGCACTTGTCGCAGATCTTCTTGACGCTCGGCTGGACCTTCACGTCTTCTGCTCTCCTGCTTCTGAGCTGCTCGTGATCACTTGTAGCGGTAGACGATGCGACCACGAGAGAGGTCGTAGGGCGAGAGCTCCACGACGACCCTGTCCTCCGGCAGGATGCGGATGTAGTGCTGCCGCATCTTGCCGCTGATGTGTGCCAGGACCTTGTGACCGTTCTCCAACTCGACGCGGAACATCGCGTTGGGGAGCGGCTCGACTACGCGGCCTTCGACCTCGATGGCCCCGTCTTTCTTCGCCATGTCCTCCGCATTTCCTTGGTCGACACTGCCTGTCGCTACACTGTGTGATCGAGTCGAGCACTAGTGCTGGGTTGGGTGGTGCGTCGACACACTGGTGCCCGACTCCCAAGACCGTGAATTCACGAGCGCGCAGGATCCGGGCGCGATAAGTGCGCCGACTTGACAGTGTACGCAACCCGTGTCGCGACCCCCAAACCGGGGGTGACCATGGTAGGAGATCACTGCGTTGACCCGGCGCCAACGAACGAAAGCGCAGGTCAGGCGTCTTCGGGGGCGGTGAGCACCCAGGGACCGTCCTCGGTGACCGCCACCGTGTGCTCCCAGTGGGCCGCGCGCGAGCCGTCGGCCGTGACGACCGTCCAGCCGTCGTCCAGCTCACGCGTCTCGCCGCCGCCACCGGTCAGCATCGGCTCGATCGCCAGCGCCATGCCGGGCTTGAGCCGCGGGCCCTTGCCGGGCTTGCCGACGTTCGGCAGGAACGGGTCCATGTGCATCTGGCGGCCGATGCCGTGGCCGCCGTACTCGACGATCATCCCGTAGTCGACGCCGTCGTCCCGGCCCGCGCGTTCGGCGGCCGTCTGGACGGCGTGGGAGATGTCGGTGAGCCGCCCGCCGGCGGTGACCGCCTCGATGCCGGCCCACATCGCCGCCTCGGTGGCCGCGGACAACGCCAGGTCGGCGTCGGAGACCTTGCCGATGGCCAGCGTGACGGCGGAGTCGCCGTGCCAGCCGTCGAGGATCGCGCCGCAGTCGACCGAGATGAGGTCACCGTCGGCGAGGACCTGCGTCTTCGCCGGGATGCCGTGGACGATCTGCTCGTTCACCGACGCGCAGATCGACGCCGGGAAGCCGTGGTAGCCCTTGAACGACGGCACCGCGCCCGCGTCCCGGATCGTCTGCTCGGCCAGCTCGTCGAGCTCGGCGGTGCTGACACCCGGTTTCGCGGTGGCACGGACGGCCGCCAGCGTACGGGCCACGACGAGCCCCGCGGCGCGCATGGCTTCCAGCTCGCCGGGGGTCTTGACCTCGATCATGCGCCCGCGGCGGAGCACTTGCAGAACACGCAACCCTCCGAGATTCACGTGCGGTCGCGCAGCGCTTTCAGCACCCGGCCGGAGATCTCCTCGACGCTGCCGACCCCGTCGACGGTCACCAGGATGCCGGCGTAGTACTCCAGCAGCGGCGCGGTCTCCGACACGTAGATCTGCTGGCGGCGGCGGATGACCTCTTCGGTGTCGTCCGCGCGGCCGCGCGACATGAGCCGGGCGACGACGACGTCCTCCGGGACCTGCAGCTGGATCACCGCGTCGAGCGTGACGTCGGCCTCGCCGAGGATCTCGCCGAGAACCTCGGCCTGCTTGGTGTTGCGGGGGAAGCCGTCGAGCAGGAAGCCGGCCTTCGCGTCCGGCTCCGCCAGGCGCTCGCGGACCATTTCGTTGGTCACCGAGTCGGGCACGAGCTCACCCGAGTCCAGGTAGCGCTTGGCCTCCTGGCCGAGCGGCGTCTCCTGGCCGACGTGGGCGCGGAACAGCTCACCCGTGGAGATGTGCGGGACGCGCAGCTGCTCCGACAGGGCCACCGCCTGCGTACCTTTGCCCGCACCGGGCGGGCCGACGAGAACCAGGCGCGTCACTTCAAGAACCCTTCGTAGTTGCGCTGCATCAGCTGGCTTTCGATCTGCTTCACGGTGTCGAGGCCGACACCGACCATGATCAGCACAGCCGTGCCACCGAACGGGAAGTTCTGGTTGTTCCCGCTACCGGTCACCGACAGGAAGAAGTTCGGAAGGATCGCGATGATGCCCAGGTACAGCGAGCCGGGGAGGGTGATCCGGCCGAGCACGAAGCTCAGGTACTCCGCGGTCGGACGCCCGGGACGGATGCCCGGGATGAACCCGCCGAACTTCTTCATCTCTTCCGCACGCTCGTCCACGTTGAACGTGATCGTGATGTAGAAGTACGTGAAGAAGATGATCAGCGCGAAGTACAGCAGGATGTGGACCCAGTTGCCCTGGTTCACGATGTAGTTCTTGATGAACACCTGCCAGCCGGAGTTGCTGTTCTGGTCGCCGACGAGGCGGCTGATCAGGTCCGGCAGGTACAGCAGGGACGAGGCGAAGATGACCGGGATGACGCCGGCCTGGTTCACCTTGATCGGCAGGTAGGTCGACGTGCCGCCGTACATCCGGCGGCCGATCATGCGCTTGGCGTACTGCACCGGGATCCGGCGCTGCCCCTGCTCGACGAAGATGACGCTCGCGATGATCACGAGCCCGAAGACGCAGATCATCGTCAGCGCGATGCCGCCGCCGTTGGACAGGATGTTCCCGCCCTCGACCGGGATGCGCGCGGCGATGTTCAGGAAGATCAGGACCGACATGCCGTTGCCGACGCCGCGCTCGGTGATCAGCTCGCCCAGCCACATCATGACGGCGGTGCCCGCGGTCATGGTGATGACGATGATCGCCAGCGAGTAGACGCTGTTGTCCGGGATGATCGGCGACTGGCAGTCGGGGAAGAGCTGCTTGCGGTCCGCGAGCGCGACCACGCCGGTGGCCTGCAGGATCGCCAGCGCGATCGTCAGGTACCGGGTGTACTGGGTCAGCTTGCCCTGGCCGGACTGCCCTTCCTTCTTCAGCTCCTCGAACCGCGGGATGACCACGGTGAGCAGCTGGATGATGATACTCGCCGTGATGTACGGCATGATGCCGGTCGAGAAGAGCGACAGCTGCAGCAGCGCACCGCCGCTGAACAGGTTCAGCAGCTGGTAGACGCCCTCCTGCTGCGCCTGGGAGCTACAGGCCTGGACGGCTCCGTACGAGATCCCGGGTGCCGGAATGGTCGCACCGATTCGGTAGACCGCGACGATGGCTAGCGTGAACAGGATCTTCTTGCGTAGATCCGGCGTCGCGAGAGCCGAGCGGAAGGCGCTGAACACGCGGGGGACCTCCTCGGCGTCGTCGGCCGTCCTCAACCGACGATCGGCTTGGCCGGCACGGGGCCGGCGGGAACACACAGCACTACTGGCACGCAAGCCAGGAACGCTTCGGGGCACACTCGTCCCGAAGCGTGTCGCCGACTCTAACAGCTTCACACGGCGTGTCCGCAGTGCGTGTGCGTTTTCCGTACCAAGGTTGCTCCGGCGGGTTGATCCACATCGTCGTCTTGGCTCAGAACCTTGACAGGAAGTGGATCACGCGTTCGACGTCGCGAGCACGCCGGCGAGCCCGACGAGGACCACTCCGGTGCCGCGGTCGACGTTGCGCCGGGCCCGCCGGGTCAGCTCCGCCGACTTCACGGCCGCGCCGACCCCGACGTAGACCGAGCCGGCCAGGAACTCGGCCAGCAGGTAGACCGCGCCCAGCAGTGCGATCTGGGCCGGAAAGGGCCCGTGAGCTGCGTCGATGAACTGCGGGACGAACGCGGTGAAGACGAGGATGGCCTTCGGGTTGGTGATCGCGACGCCGAACTCCTTGCGCGCGACCCGCCAGGCCGTGGTGGGCTCGGCGAGCGGCCGGACCGTGCCGGTTTTGTCCCGGAAAGTCGACCAGAGCAGGCGCACGCCGAGGAAGAGCAGGTAGCCGGCGCCGGCCCACTTGATGATCGTGAGCGCGGTCTCGGACGCGGCCAGCAGCTGCCCCAGCCCGGCCGCGACGGCGGCGATCAGCAGCGTGAAAGCGGTCAGCCTGCCGGCCAGCCCGGCGAGGCCGCGGCGAACACCCTGCGTCATCCCGTGGTGGAGCCCGAGCAGGTTGTTCGCTCCCGGCGTAAGCGCGATGAGCACCGACGCGGAGAAGAAGAGCAGCAGCCAGGACACGTTCCCACGGTAGCGGGCGCCGGCGAGCGATTATTTCGCCGCGCTCACCCGCGAACCGGCCGGGGCGTCCCGGGTAAGCCGGGGCCGCACGGCTGCGGTCATTCGTCGTCGGGCGGCAGGACGGTGATGGCGACGCCGTCGGGCGGGGTCGGGGTGTCGGCGTAGGCGAGGGCCGGGTCGGACCAGTTGTCGCCGGCGTGCCACCACGCGGGCAGGTGGGCCAGGACGGCCGCGGCGGCGGCGAGGACGGCCGCCCCGATCAGCAGCCACATGCCGGTGGCGGTGACGACCTCCAGGTCGATGCCGCCGGAGAGCGCGCCCCACCCGACCCCGCTCATGCCGATGGTGACGACGACACCGGCGGTGAAGAACGCGCCGGCGGAGACGAGCCACCGGGCGAGGCCGCGGCCGGGCCGCGAGAACCCGGCGAACGCGGCGGCGGCCAGCACGACGACGGCGAGGACCACGGGGATCCCGACGGGCGCGGCGGCCTGGTCGATGACCTGCCCGGGCACCTCGGTGTGGGTGGCCCAGGCGGTTTCGGTGACCGTGAGCCGGTCGCCGAAGAAGATCCGCGGGGCGTGCGGGTTCGGCTGCAGCCGGAAGAGCGGCAGGAAACAGCCCCCGACGGCCATCAGGGCGGCCACGGCGGTGAGAAGGGGCGGGAGGAGGCGTGCGGGGCCGGACGGGGCTTCCTGGGCTGGGAAAACGGGGATCTGGGCTGCCTGAGCCGGGGGCGGTGCGGGGTGTCCGGGTAGTTGGGCGACCGGGAACGGCGGGGACTGCGCCTCCGGCCGGGGTGCGGTGCCGTCGGCTGGGAAGGTGGGTGGCTCCGCGGCCTGTGGGCTCGGTGGTGCCTCGGGCCGGAAGGGCGGTGGAGCGGGCGTGGGCTCGGCCGGGAACGCCAGCGGACCGCCCGCCGGCTCAGCCGAGGCGCTCAGCGGCCCCGCGAGAAAGCCAGGCGCCGCCTCGGCCGGGAACGACGGCGACTCCCCCACCTGCCCAGCCGAGGCGCTCGGCGCCCCGGCGCCCGGCTCGACGCCCTCGATCTTCGGCGGTTCGACCGGGAAGCTCAGCGGGGACTCCGGGCCTTCGGGTGGGTCCTGCGACGGTCTGTCCACCTCGTGATCCTCCGTCCGGATCCGCCCCGCGGCAAGGAACCTGTCCGGCCGGGAACGCCGAAGGCCCGCCTGGCAGAGCCAGACGGGCCTTCGTACGTGTACCGCTCAGTTGGTGGTGGCGGAGCCACCGGCCGCTTCGAGCTTCTCCTTGGCGGAGCCGGAGAACGCGTCCGCGGTGACGTCCAGCTTGACGCCGTTCACGTCGCCGTTGCCGAGGACCTTCACCAGCTTGCCCTTGCGGACCAGACCGCCCTTGACGAGTTCCTCGGCGCCGATCTTGCCGCCGTCCGGGAACACGCGGGCGATGTCGCCCACGTTCACCGGCTGGTACTCGGTGCGGAAGCGGTTCTTGAAGCCACGCAGCTTCGGGAGCCGCATGTGGATGGGCATCTGCCCACCCTCGAACCCGGCGGGCACGTTCTTCCGGGCCTTGGTGCCCTTCGTACCGCGACCGGCCGTCTTGCCCTTCGAACCCTCACCACGGCCCACGCGGATCTTGTCGCGCTTGGCGCCCGGAGCCGGACGCAGGTGGTGGATCTTGATGGCCGTCATGCCTGGACCTCCTCGACCTCCACCAGATGGCGGACGGTGTGGATCAGGCCGCGCACCTGGGGGGTGTCTTCACGCACGACGCTCTGGCGGATCTTGCGCAGCCCGAGGGTGCGCAGCGACTCGCGGTGAGCGTGCTTCGTGCCGATTTTGCTCTTGACCTGGGTGACCTTGAGCTGAGCCATGAGATCAGACCCCCTGGCCGGCACGCTGGCGCAGCATCCGGGCCGGGGCGACGTCCTCGAGCGGCAGGCCACGGCGGGCCGCCACCTCCTCCGGACGCTGCAGACCCTTCAGAGCCGCCACGGTCGCGTGCACGATGTTGATGGCGTTGTCGGAGCCGAGCGACTTCGACAGCACGTCGTGGACACCCGCGCACTCCAGCACCGCGCGCACCGGGCCACCGGCGATGACGCCGGTACCGGCCGAAGCCGGACGGAGCAGCACGACACCGGCGGCCTCCTCACCCTGGATCGGGTGCGGGATGGTGCCGCCGACGCGCGGGACGCGGAAGAAGTTCTTCTTCGCTTCCTCGACGCCCTTGGCGATGGCCGCGGGAACTTCCTTGGCCTTGCCGTAGCCGACGCCGACCTGACCGTCGCCGTCACCGACGACCACCAGGGCGGTGAAGCTGAAGCGACGACCGCCCTTGACGACCTTGGCGACGCGGTTGATCGTCACGACCTTCTCGAGGTGCGGGGTCTTGTCCTGGGCCGCCCCGCCACGGCCGCTGTCGCGCCGGTCCCGGCGGTCGCGACGGTCACCGCGGTCGTTGCCGCCCTGCCCGCCGGGTCCGCCCTGGCCGCCGCCGAATTGCCGTGTACGTCCCGGCATCAGGCTGTCCTTCCCTGCTTCTGCAACTGCGTCATTCTCAGAACTCCAACCCCGCCTCGCGGGCGGCGTCGGCGAGCGCGGCGATGCGGCCGTGGTAGGCGTTGCCGCCACGGTCGAACACCACAGCCGAGATCCCGGCGCTCTTGGCACGCGCGGCGACGAGTTCCCCGACCTTGGCGGCCTTGGCCTTCTTGTCGCCCTCGAGCGCCCGGACGTCCGCCTCGAGGGTGGACGCCGACGCCAGGGTGTGACCGGCGAGGTCGTCGATCACCTGCACGGCGATGTGCCGCGAGGACCGCTTGACGACCAGGCGCGGACGCTGGTCCGTGCCCGAGACCTTCTTGCGGAGGCGGAAGTGCCGACGGGCCTTCGCGACGCGGCGGCGGGTCGAGATGTCCTTGCCCACCGGCTTGCGCTTCGTAGTCGTGTCGCTCATGATCACTTACCCGTCTTTCCGACCTTGCGGCGGATCTTCTCACCCTCGTACCGCAGGCCCTTGCCCTTGTACGGGTCCGGGCGCCGCAGCCGGCGGATGACCGCCGAGATCTGGCCGACCTTCTGCTTGTCGATGCCGGAGACCGAGAACCGGGTCGGGCTCTCCACCTTGAAGGTGATGCCTTCCGGGGCCTCGATCTTCACCGGGTGGCTGTAGCCGAGGGCGAACTCGAGGTCCGAGCCCTTGGCCTGCACGCGGTAACCGACGCCGTGGATCTCGAGCTTCTTCTCGTAGCCCGAGGTCACCCCCACGACCAGGTTGTTCACCAGCGTGCGGGTGAGGCCGTGCAGAGCCTTGCTGGTGCGCTCGTCGTCCGGGCGCTTGACCACCAGCGCGCCGTCCTCGCCGCGCTCGACCGTGATCGGCTCGGCGACGGTGTGCTCCAGGGTGCCCTTGGGACCCTTGACCGTGATGTGCTGACCGTCGATGGTCACCTCGACCCCGGAAGGGACGGCGACCGGCAGCTTTCCGATGCGTGACATGCCTGTACCCCCTTCCTTACCAGACGTAGGCGAGGACTTCGCCGCCCACGCTGTTGCGCTTGGCCTGCCGGTCGGTCTGCAGGCCCGAGGACGTCGAAATGATCGCGATGCCCAGGCCGCCGAGCACGGACGGCAGTTCGGTCGATTTGGCGTAGACCCGCAGGCCGGGCTTGGAGACACGCCGGAGGCCGGCGATGCTCCGCTCACGGTTGGGGCCGTACTTGAGCTCGACGACGAGGTTCTTGTGCTTCTCGCCCGGCTCGTCGCGGTAACCCGCGATGTAGCCCTCGCGCTTGAGGATCTCGGCGATGTTCGCCTTGAGCTTCGAGTGCGGGAGCTTGACCTCGTCGTGGTACGCCGAGTTCGCGTTGCGCAGACGCGTCAAGAAGTCTGCGATGGGGTCGGTCATCGTCATGGTGACCTGTCAACCTTTCTCGCCCTGGTTCCCCGCCCGCCGGAGCGGGCGGGGCCTGTGGCGAAGTGGAGTTTTAAAAAGGCTCTTACCAGCTGGACTTGCGGACGCCGGGCAGCTCGCCCGCGTGTGCCATCTCGCGAAGGCAGATCCGGCAGAGCCCGAACTTGCGGAACACGGCGTGCGGGCGGCCGCACCGCTGGCAGCGGGTGTAGGCGCGCACGGCGAACTTCGGCTTCTTCGCGGCCTTGTGGACCAGTGCTTTCTTGGCCATCGGCTCAGTTCTCCTTGAACGGGAAGCCGAGCTTGCGCAGCAGCGCCCGGCCCTCGTCGTCGTTCGTAGCGGTCGTGACGACGGTGACGTCCATGCCGCGCGGGCGGTCGATGGAGTCGGGGTCGATCTCGTGGAACATCGACTGCTCGTTGAGACCGAACGTGTAGTTGCCGTGGCCGTCGAACTGCTTCGGCGAAAGCCCGCGGAAGTCGCGGATACGCGGCAGCGCGATGGTCAGCAGCCGGTCGAGGAACTCCCACATGCGGTCGCCGCGCAGCGTGACGCGCGCGCCGATCGGCTGGCCCTCGCGCAGCTTGAACTGCGCGATGGACTTGCGGGCCTTGCGGACCTCGGGCTTCTGGCCGGTGATCGCGGCGAGGTCGCGGACCGCGCCTTCGATCAGCTTGCTGTCGCGGGCGGCGTCGCCGACGCCCATGTTGACGACGACCTTCACCACGCCCGGGATCTGGTGGACGTTGGCGAAGGAGAACTCCGCCTGCAGCTGGCCCTTGATCTCGTCGCGGTAGCGCACCTTGAGGCGCGGCGCGACCTTCTCTGCGGTGGTCATCAGATGTCCTTACCGTTCCGGCGCGAGATCCGGACCTTCTTGCCGTCCTCGCCGATGCGGTAACCCACCCGGGTCGGCTTGCCGTCCGAGTCGACCACCATCACGTTCGAGACGTGGATCGGCGCCTCCTGCGTGACGATGCCACCGGACTGCGCGCCGCGCTGGGTCTGGGTGATCCGCGTGTGCTTCTTGATCCGGTTCACGCCCTCGACCAGCACCCGCTGACGCTCCGGGTAAGCCTGGATGACCTTGCCCTTGGCGCCCTTGTCCTTGCCGGCGATGACGACGACCGTGTCGCCCTTCTTCACCTTCATCACAGCACCTCCGGCGCGAGCGAAATGATCTTCATGAACTTTCGGTCGCGCAGCTCGCGGCCCACCGGGCCGAAGATGCGGGTGCCCCGGGGCTCGTTGTCGTTCTTGATGAGCACGGCGGCGTTCTCGTCGAACCGGATGTAGGAACCGTCCGGACGACGGCGCTCCTTGACCGTGCGGACGATGACGGCCTTGACGACGTCGCCCTTCTTCACCCCGGCAGCCGGGATGGCGTCCTTCACGGTGGCGACGATGATGTCGCCGATGCCGGCGTAGCGCCGCCCGGAGCCACCGAGAACCCGGATGCAGAGGATTTCCTTCGCACCCGTGTTGTCGGCTACCCGAAGCCGCGACTCCTGCTGGATCACGTCAACTCCTGTATGTCGCGCCGGTTCTCGCCCGCTTGTGAGGTCCACATTGGCGAGCCTTGCGGAACTAAAGACTCCTGAGAGCCCTGCTTACTTGGCCTTCTCCACGATCTGCACCAGGCGCCAGCGCTTCGTCGCCGACAGCGGACGGGTCTCCATCAGGGTGACCCGGTCGCCCACGCCGGCCTCGTTGTTCTCGTCGTGCACCTTCACCTTGGAGGTGGTGCGGACGACCTTCGAGTAGCGGGGGTGCTTCTTGCGGTCCTCGAGCTCGACCACGATCGTCTTGTTCATCTTGTCCGAGACGACGTAGCCCTCACGAACCTTGCGGTAGTTCCGGGCCGTCGCCTCGGTGGTGGGCTCGCTCATGCGGCACCTTCACTCTCGGCGTCGGGGGCAACGGACAGGCCGAGTTCACGCTCGCGCATGACCGTGTAGATCCGCGCGATGTCCGTGCGGACAGTGCGCAGACGGCGGTTGTTGTCGAGCTGCCCGGTCGCCATCTGGAAACGGAGGTTGAACAGCTCCTCCTTGTACTCCTTGAGACGCAGGACGAGCTCTTCCGCGGTGAGCTCACGCAGCTCCGATGCCTGAACGGCTCCGCTCGCCATCAGAACTCACCACCTTCACGGGTCACGATGCGGCACTTCATGGGCAGCTTGTGGATCGCGCGGCGGAGCGCCTCACGGGCGGTCTCCTCGTTCGGGAACGAGATCTCGAACATCACGCGGCCCGGCTTCACGTTGGCGATCCACCACTCGGGCGAACCCTTACCGGAACCCATGCGGGTCTCGGCCGGCTTCTTGGTCAGCGGGCGGTCCGGGTAGATGGTCGTCCACACCTTGCCACCACGCTTGATGTGACGGGTCATGGCGATACGAGCGGACTCGATCTGCCGGTTCGTCACGTAGCTGTGCTCAAGCGCCTGGATGCCGTACTCGCCGAAGTTGACCTTCGTGCCACCCTTGGCGGCGCCGTGGCGCTTCGGGGAGTGCTGCTTCCGGTGCTTGACCCTGCGCGGGATGAGCACGTCTCAGCCCTCCGTCTTTTCTGCGGTCTCGGTGGCCGGGGCCGCCGGGGCCTCGGTCGTGGCGGCAGCGGCCGCACGACCGGCTTCGGTCGAGGTGGCGGTCGTGCCCGAGGCGCCGGAACGACGCGGACGGGACGGCCGGTCGCTGCGGTCGCGGTCGCGACGCGGCGCGCGCTCGGCGGCGTCACGCGCTTCGCGGGCCTTCAGGCCACCGACGAGCTCACCCTTGTAGATCCACACCTTGACGCCGATGCGGCC
Proteins encoded in this region:
- the rplR gene encoding 50S ribosomal protein L18; the encoded protein is MSDTTTKRKPVGKDISTRRRVAKARRHFRLRKKVSGTDQRPRLVVKRSSRHIAVQVIDDLAGHTLASASTLEADVRALEGDKKAKAAKVGELVAARAKSAGISAVVFDRGGNAYHGRIAALADAAREAGLEF
- the rplF gene encoding 50S ribosomal protein L6; its protein translation is MSRIGKLPVAVPSGVEVTIDGQHITVKGPKGTLEHTVAEPITVERGEDGALVVKRPDDERTSKALHGLTRTLVNNLVVGVTSGYEKKLEIHGVGYRVQAKGSDLEFALGYSHPVKIEAPEGITFKVESPTRFSVSGIDKQKVGQISAVIRRLRRPDPYKGKGLRYEGEKIRRKVGKTGK
- the rpsH gene encoding 30S ribosomal protein S8, translating into MTMTDPIADFLTRLRNANSAYHDEVKLPHSKLKANIAEILKREGYIAGYRDEPGEKHKNLVVELKYGPNRERSIAGLRRVSKPGLRVYAKSTELPSVLGGLGIAIISTSSGLQTDRQAKRNSVGGEVLAYVW
- a CDS encoding type Z 30S ribosomal protein S14; translation: MAKKALVHKAAKKPKFAVRAYTRCQRCGRPHAVFRKFGLCRICLREMAHAGELPGVRKSSW
- the rplE gene encoding 50S ribosomal protein L5, whose product is MTTAEKVAPRLKVRYRDEIKGQLQAEFSFANVHQIPGVVKVVVNMGVGDAARDSKLIEGAVRDLAAITGQKPEVRKARKSIAQFKLREGQPIGARVTLRGDRMWEFLDRLLTIALPRIRDFRGLSPKQFDGHGNYTFGLNEQSMFHEIDPDSIDRPRGMDVTVVTTATNDDEGRALLRKLGFPFKEN
- the rplX gene encoding 50S ribosomal protein L24 yields the protein MKVKKGDTVVVIAGKDKGAKGKVIQAYPERQRVLVEGVNRIKKHTRITQTQRGAQSGGIVTQEAPIHVSNVMVVDSDGKPTRVGYRIGEDGKKVRISRRNGKDI
- the rplN gene encoding 50S ribosomal protein L14; the protein is MIQQESRLRVADNTGAKEILCIRVLGGSGRRYAGIGDIIVATVKDAIPAAGVKKGDVVKAVIVRTVKERRRPDGSYIRFDENAAVLIKNDNEPRGTRIFGPVGRELRDRKFMKIISLAPEVL
- the rpsQ gene encoding 30S ribosomal protein S17, producing MSEPTTEATARNYRKVREGYVVSDKMNKTIVVELEDRKKHPRYSKVVRTTSKVKVHDENNEAGVGDRVTLMETRPLSATKRWRLVQIVEKAK
- the rpmC gene encoding 50S ribosomal protein L29, with product MASGAVQASELRELTAEELVLRLKEYKEELFNLRFQMATGQLDNNRRLRTVRTDIARIYTVMRERELGLSVAPDAESEGAA
- the rplP gene encoding 50S ribosomal protein L16, which gives rise to MLIPRRVKHRKQHSPKRHGAAKGGTKVNFGEYGIQALEHSYVTNRQIESARIAMTRHIKRGGKVWTTIYPDRPLTKKPAETRMGSGKGSPEWWIANVKPGRVMFEISFPNEETAREALRRAIHKLPMKCRIVTREGGEF